The region TCATCAACCGCTCGGACGCCCCCCCCCGGCGGGAGCAGCCCCCGCCCCAGGCTTCCCTGGCGCCGCCGGCGCCGGCCGTCGCGCCGCAGCCCCCGGTCCTGCCGGCACGTTCCAGCGCCCAGGCGCCGCCCCCGCCGGAGAAAGCGGAAAAGAAGCCGGTTTCCGCCGAGCAGCCCAAGGATGCGCCGCCGCCCGATCCGGGGAGCGCCGCGTCCCAACCGGCCGAGCAGGCGAAAAGTTTCATCGCGCACATGAAAGTGAGCCAGAACGGGACCCTCAGCGTCACCATCGACGGGGCGGTATCCCAGACCTATGATTTGATGGCCGGCGATGCCATCGAATGGAAGGCCGAAAAGAGCATCGCCCTTGAATTGTCCAACGGGGGAGGGGTGGAGGTCGAGATAAACGGCAGACCGCTCAAACCGTTCGGACCCGCCGGGAAGCCGGTTTCCATCGTGCTTGACGCCAACGGCGTCCGGCCGTAGTCCCATGAGTAACTGCGCGGGGCACGAGCCGATCTGAAAACGTTCCAAGGAGAGCACCATGCAGATAGCAGCGCGTTGCCGTAAGTGCGGTAAGGTCATGAGCAGCCAGCGTATCGACAACTACCGGGTCAAGATGACCTGCTCCTGCGGATTTTCCGACTTCCGCACCCAGACGGAAAAGGTCAAGACCGTCAACCCGTTCTACCACAAGGCCAATTTCACCCCCTATGTGGAAAGCGAAAAGGGGAAGATGGTGCTGACCATGCAGCGGGCGAACCGGGAGCACATGGAGATCATCTCCCTGGAAGAGATCAGCATGCTGGTGTCGTCCGATTTCGAGCTCTCCGAAGTGCTGCACATGGTGGCGACCAAGCTGGCCGTGCAGCTCCATGCCAGCGTCTGCAACATCTACCTCCTGGAGGATGGGGAACTGGTGCTGAAGGCCACCTACGGGTACGAGCAGGAAAAGATCGGCCTGATCCGCCTCAAGATCGGCGAGGGGATCACCGGCACCGTGGCCCGGGAGATGCAGCCCATCAACCTGAGCCGTGCCTCCCAGGACCCGCGTTACAAGGTCTTCCCCGAGCTGAACGAAGAGAAATACAACTCCATGCTTTCCTTCCCCATAACCGACAAGAAGGACGTCTACGGGGTCATCAACCTGCAGACCACCTCCATGCGGAGTTTCCCCGAAGACGAGATTTACTTCGTCTCGATCATCGCCAACCTGATCCTTTCGGCCATCAAGCTCCGCCAGAAAGCCGCATCCGCCAAAAACGGAGAGAAAAAGCCCGCGCTTTCTTGACACGGCGGGGCCCCGTGCTAGACTCACAATACGAGTCCAAGGCGGGGAGTTCGCTGTGGTTGAGCAACAAAAACGCATACTGGTGGTCGATGACGAGGAAAACGCCCGTATTGCGCTCTCGAAAATCCTGAGCCGCGAGGGGTACGAGGTGGCGTCGGCCGGCAACGGTTACGAGGCGCTCAATTACCTGCGGGGCAAAGAGGTGGAATTGATCATCACCGACATCAACATGCCGGAGATGAACGGGCTGACCTTTTTGCGGGAACTGAGCAGGAGCCACCCCGACAGCAATGTGATCATGGTCACCGCCTATGGCGAGGTGGAATCGTACATCGAGGCCATGAACCTGGGGGCCTTCGAGTATATCAACAAGCCGGTCAAGATCGACGAACTCAAGAAGATAATCAGGAAAATATTCAATTGATTTTGCACCGGTGCGGCATCTTACTCCATTCACATGAGGGGGTTGTGACATGAAACCGTTCAGCAAGATCCTGACGGCCATCGATTTTTCGGAAAACTCGGATTACGCTTTCGACTATGCACTCACCTTGGCGAAACAGTTCGATTCCCAGCTTGTGGTGCTGCATGTCATCAATGAACCGGTCGATTTGCGCGGCTTTTATGTCCCCCACATCTCCTTCGAACAGTTGGAGAAGGAGATCGAAGAGGGGGCCGAAAAGATGATGGCCAAATTCTGCAGTGCGAAGATGGGCGATTTCACCAACTTCACCACCTCCATCGTCACCGGCATCCCCTACGAAGAGGTCATCCGCACGGCGGAGGAAACGGCCGCCTCGCTGATCGTGCTCGGCACCCACGGCCGTACCGGGATCGACCACCTGATCTTCGGCAGCACTGCCGAGCGTGTCGTCCGCGGGGCTTCCTGCCCGGTCCTGACGATCCGCCTGCCGGCGGAACAATGAACGGTGCGTCCGGCACCTTTGCGGCGCGACGCGCCTAAATCATGGACATCCCCCTTCCCGACAGCAAGGCCGCGGTCGTCGTCATCGACGACGACCCCCATATCCTCGAACTCGCCGGCCTGATCCTTTCCCGCAAAGGGTATCACGTGCTTGCGGCCTCCACGGCCCGCCAGGGGATGGACATCATTGCCGCCCAGGCGCCGGAGCTGGCGCTTCTGGACTACATGATGCCCGAGATGGACGGCCTTGCGACCTTGCGGGAGATCAAGGCGCGCTACCCGGACACCTACGTCATCATGTTCACCGGCAAGGGGAACGAGGAGATTGCCGTCGAGTTGATGAAGGGGGGCGCCTCCGAGTATATCCTCAAGCCGTTCAACAACCGGGACCTGACCGACCGCCTCGACAGCGTCCTGCGCATCCGCGAGATAGAGCTCCACAACAAGGCGCTGCAGCAGGAGCACGTGCGGCTTCTCGAGGAGATCGACACCTGGAACCAGGAGTTGCAGAAGCGGGTCCGGGAGAAGACCGAGGCGCTGCAGAAGGCCCAGTCCGAGATCGCCCAATCGGAAAAGCTGGCCGCCCTGGGCTACCTTTCCGCCGGCATGGCCCACGAGATCCGCAATCCGCTCAATTCCATCTCGCTCTTTGCCCAGCTCATGCGCCAGAACGCCGCCGACCATGAGCAGCGGGAGTACCTGGGCAAGATCCTGAAGGAGATCGACCGGATCGACGTCATCATCTGCAAGCTGCTGGACGCCTCGCGCCGCAGCCGCACCATCTCCTCGGACGTGCAGATCGACCGGGTGGTGGACAACGCCATCGATGCCTTCTCACCCCAGATCGAGGCCGGCAACATCCGCGTCGAGCGTCGCTATCACGGGGTGCCTCCCGCCATCAAGGCCGACCCTGCGGAGGTGGAGCAGATCTTCACCAACCTGTTCCTGAACGCCCTGGACGAGATGCCGGGCGGGGGCCGCCTCGACATAGAGATCTACGAAGAAAACGGCTGGGTGGTGGTCACGGTCGGCGACAGCGGCGGCGGCATCCCCGCCGAGGTCCTGCCCAACATCTTCGAGCCGTTTTTCACCACCAAGTCCCGGGGCACCGGCATGGGACTGCCGGTGGTCCAGCGCATCGCCCGCATCTACCAGGGGACCGTTTCCGTCGAAAAGAGTTCGGCGGAGGGGACGGTTTTCCGCCTGGAATTTCCTGCCGTTGTGCCCGCCTGAAGCGTTAAAATTCCGGGGAGCCCGAGCATTCCACTTTTCTTTTGCACCACAAGTGGGATATAGTTGCCCTTATTTTCCCTTGGACGGGCCAGCCATGAAGGAATCGCGCGGAAAAATCCTGATTATCGACGACGACCCCTTTTTCCAGAAAGTGCTTTCCGACGCCTTCAACGAGAACGGGTTTACCCCCCTCAACGCCAGCGACGGCATCGAGGGGATCAAGGTGTTCCTGGAAAAGGCCCCTGATGCCGTTCTTTCCGACCTGGTCATGCCGCGCATGGGTGGCGTCAGCACCTGCATGGAGATCAGCCGTCTGGCCGGCGACCGGCAGCCGGTGATCGTCCTGTTGACCTCCATGTTCCATGAGCCTCCCCACGAGCATGAAACCCCCGACATGGGGGCCAAGGTGCATATCCCCAAGTCCACCAAAGCGGTGGACATCGTCATCATTGTCGAGCAACTCCTGGGACGGAAGAAGGTGCAGCAAGGCTGACGGATGCCGTTTATCTATCGTAATCTCATGCTCTCGCCCCATGAGGGGGAAGACCGCCTGCCGGCGCTTGTCGCCGCGCAGTTCGGCGTCCCCCGCGCAGCCCTGCACGGGTTCCGCATCCTCCGCAAGGGGATCGACGCCCGCCGCAAGCCGCGCATCAAGGTGATCTACACCGTCTCCTTCTCCCTTGCCGACGACGCGCCCCTTTTGGCCCGCCTCGACCGCGAGCCGGACCTGGAATGGCAACCGGCGCCGGCGCCGGAGGTCTTCCCGACGGTCGGGTCATCCCGGCGGATCGTCATCGTGGGGAGCGGCCCGGCCGGGCTGTTCGCGGCGCTGCGCCTGGCCAGGTACGGCCTGCCGGCCACCCTGGTGGAGCGGGGGCAGCCGGTGGAGCAGCGCAGCCTGGACGTGCAGAAGTTCTGGAAGACCGGGCTCTTGGACCCGGAGAGCAATGTCCAGTTCGGCGAAGGGGGGGCCGGCACCTTCTCCGACGGCAAGCTGACCTGCCGCTCCAAAGACCCTCTGGGCTCCTGGGTGCTGGAACAGATGGCCGATTTCGGCGCGCCGCCGGAAATCCGCTACCTGGCCAAGCCCCATATCGGCACCGACCGCCTGCGCACGGTGGTGGCCGCCATGCGGCGGCACCTCCTGGAGCGGGGGTTCGCCATCCGCTTCGGCTGCCGGCTCACCGACATCGTGACCGCCCGGGGGGCGTTGCCTCGGTCATCGTCAATGACGGGACGGAGCTGCCGTGCGACCTCTTGGTGCTGGCCAGCGGCCACAGCGCCCGGGACACCTACGAGATGCTGGAGCGGCGCCGTGTGCCGCTGGAGCGCAAGGCCTTCGCCATGGGGCTGCGGGTGGAGCACCCCCAGGCCCTGATCGACCGCATTCAGTACGGCGGCCCGCGCCACCCCAACCTTCCGGCGGCCGACTATGCCGTCGCCTGGAACAACGGCGCCACCGGCCGCAGCGCCTATTCCTTCTGCATGTGCCCCGGCGGGGTGGTCATCGGCGGCGCCTCCGAGGAGGGGGGCGTGGTCACCAACGGCATGAGCGGCCAGATGCGGGATACCCCGTTCGCCAACAGCGCCCTGGTGGTAAACGTCACCCCGGACGATTTTAGCGGCGCCGACCCCCTGGCGGGCGTCCGGTTCCAGCGCCACTGGGAGCGCCAGGCCTTCCTGGCCGGCGGGGGCGGCTACCGTGCCCCGGCGAGCAACCTCATGGGGTTTTTGGGGCTGCCGGGCAAAGGGCTGCTCTCGTCCAGCTACCGCCCGGGCATCGTCGAGGCCGACCTGGATACGGTGCTGCCGCGGTTCATCACCCAGACCCTGCGGGAAGGGATCAACGAATTCGGGCGCAAGCTGCGGGGCTTCGTCACCGCTGAGGCCGTGCTGGTGGGCATCGAGTCCCGCACCTCGGCGCCGGTGCGCATCCCGCGCAATGAGCACTACGAGTCGGTGGGGCTGGCGGGGCTCTACCCGGCCGGCGAGGGCGCCGGCTATGCCGGCGGCATCATGAGCGCGGCCATCGACGGCATCAGGATCGCGGACACCATCGCGGCCCGGTTGAAAGGTTGTTGAAAAACAGTCATCTCGCCGATTTTCTCCATGGCCCTCCGCGTTCTCCGTGGTACATGTTGTTTCAGGATGCTTTTCGCTTTCCTGATGAAGTGAGTACAAGGTCGTGTTCGTACGATAAAGGAGCGTCACGTGGCAAAACAATTCGTAGCCGACATCAAGGACCGGGACCCGGTCTCCGCCGTTTTCCTGGTCAAGGAAAAGATCATGGCCATGGCCAAGAACGGCAAACCCTATATGAACCTGCGCCTCATGGACAAGAGCGGCGAGGTGGACGCCAAGGTCTGGGACAACGTGGACGTTCTGGACAAGCTCTTCGAGCGGGACGATTTCGTGCAGGTGCGCGGCAAGGCGTCGGTCTATCTGAACAAGATGCAGGTGGTGGTGGCCGAGATCACCCGGATTCCCGAGGAGGCGGTCAACCTGGCCGACTTTCTGCCCGAATCCCCCCGGGACAAGGACGACATGTCCCGGGAGTTGGATGCGCTGGTGGCCGCCATTGCCGATCCGCACCTCAAGGGGCTCATGGATACGTTCCTGGCGGATGAACCGCTCATGGCCAAGTACCGCACGGCCCCGGCGGCCAAGGGGATGCACCACGTGTACCTGGGGGGGCTCATGGAGCATTCCCTCTCGGTGGCCCGGCTGGTGAAGACCATTGTGCCGTTGTACGAGGGGATCAACGAGGACCTGCTGGTGGTGGGGGCGCTGCTGCACGATGTGGGCAAGATCCACGAGATGAGCTACGAGCGCGCCTTCGACTATACGGACGAGGGGAAGCTTTTGGGGCACATCACCATCGGCGTGGAACTGGTGGAGGACAAGATTCGCACGGTGGAGGGGTTCCCGCGGGAGCTGGCCATGCTGCTCAAGCACATGCTCCTCTCCCACCACGGCCAGTACGAGTACGGTTCGCCCAAGCGCCCCAAGACCGTGGAGGCCACCATCCTCAACTACCTGGACGATATGGACTCCAAGATCAACGGCATCCAAGCCCACATCGCCCGGGAAAGCGCCAGCAGTTCCCGCTGGACCTCCCACCACCGGCTCTACGACCGCTATTTCTTCAAGGGCAACGGCATGGACGGCGAGCAGGAGGTGGTGCATGAGGAGTGCGAAGAGCAGGCGCCGGAGGAGCCGGTCATCCAGCGGGAATCCCCCGTTCGCCCGACGCAGCGGGAGGAAAAGCCGCACTTCAGCAATCAGCCTCTGAAGGCGTTGGAGAACCTGGACCTGTTCTAGTTGGTTGTTGAAAAACAGCCATCGGGCCTTCGTCCTCGAAAGCCCTTTCGTGCGGCGGAGCGCCCCTCATCCTATCCTTCTCCCAAAGGGAGAAGGGATACCGTTACCCTCTCCCTCCGGGAGAGGGTGGCCAAAGGCCGGCTGAGGGCCTCCGCAGGGCTTGTCGAGCGGGTGCGCTGATCTGACTATTTTTGAACAACCTCATTTTTTCAACAATCTGCTATGGCGTTTTCACCAGCCCCCGCAGCACCCCCAGATTGACCCCGTCCATCTCGTCGTTGTCCCCCTTTGGGGTCTCCAGGATCTTGGGGATCTTCGCAAAGCGCGGGTCGTTGAGGATGAAGCGGAACGGATTCAGCCCCAGGGCACCCTGGCCGATGTGGTCGTGCCGGTCCACCCGGGAGCCGAGCCCCTTCTTCGAGTCGTTGAAATGGAAGCATTGCAGGAGCCCCAGGCCGATGATGCGGTCGAACTGGGCCATGGTATCGGCGTACCCCTCATCCGTGGCGGTGTCGTAGCCCGCGGCAAAGGTGTGGCAGGTGTCGAAGCAGACGCCGAATTTGTCCGGGAATTTCGAGCCGTCGATGATGGCCTGCAACTCCTCGAAGGTCCTTCCCAGGTTGGTCCCCTGGCCGGCGGTGGTCTCCAGCAGCACTTTTCCCTCGAATTGGGGGACCTCCCGGAACAACTGGTCGAAAGCCTCGATCACCCGCCCCAGGCCGGCCGCAGGCTCATCCGCCAGGTGCGAGCCGGGGTGCATGACCACCTTGGCGATGCCGAGCCGGGCGCAGGTCTCCAGCTCGTCCCGGAAGGCGGCCAGGCTCTTGTCCCGCACCTCGCCGGGTGCCGCCGCCAGGTTGATCAGGTAGATGTCGTGGGAGATCACCTCGTGCAGGCCGGAGGCGGCGAATTTTTCCCGGAACAGGGCGGCGTCCGCCTCGCTCACCGGCTTGCCCTTCCACTGGTTGGAATTGCGGGTGAAGATCTGCACCACGCCGCAACCGGCGGCAACGGCCCGGTCGATGGCCAGGTGCAGGCCGCCGGAGATGGACATGTGGGCGCCGAGATAGTCGTTCATGGGGCCGCCTCCAGAAGGTCGATGTGGTTCCCGTAAAAATGTGCGTCCACCTCGTCGCCGGCGGCGAACCGGGTGGCCTCGGCCGGCAGCACGGCGATGGCCTCGGCGTCCACCATGGTCTTGAGGATCGCGGTCTGCTGGTTGCCGGCCGACGTGGCGTACCAGCGCCCCTCCTCCCGCTCCAGGCGAAGGCGCACGATCTGGACCTTGCCCGCCTTCTTGCGCACCTCGTCGCGCAGCACGACCTTGAAGAGCGGCCGCAGTACCCGGCCATGCCCCTGCATTGCAAGCAGGGCCGGCCGCACGAACTCCTCGAAGGTGATCATGGTGGAGACCGGGTTGCCGGGGAGGGAGAACACGGGGGTCGTGCCGTGGAGGGCAAAAGCCGTAGGCCCCCCCGGCTTGATGCCGACCTTCCAGAACACCTGCCGCGCCCCCAACTCCTCCAGTACGTCGCGCACCAGGTCCCGGTCGCCGGCCGAAACGCCGGCCGAGGTAATCAGGACGTCGGCCTTCA is a window of Geobacter sp. FeAm09 DNA encoding:
- a CDS encoding response regulator, whose protein sequence is MDIPLPDSKAAVVVIDDDPHILELAGLILSRKGYHVLAASTARQGMDIIAAQAPELALLDYMMPEMDGLATLREIKARYPDTYVIMFTGKGNEEIAVELMKGGASEYILKPFNNRDLTDRLDSVLRIREIELHNKALQQEHVRLLEEIDTWNQELQKRVREKTEALQKAQSEIAQSEKLAALGYLSAGMAHEIRNPLNSISLFAQLMRQNAADHEQREYLGKILKEIDRIDVIICKLLDASRRSRTISSDVQIDRVVDNAIDAFSPQIEAGNIRVERRYHGVPPAIKADPAEVEQIFTNLFLNALDEMPGGGRLDIEIYEENGWVVVTVGDSGGGIPAEVLPNIFEPFFTTKSRGTGMGLPVVQRIARIYQGTVSVEKSSAEGTVFRLEFPAVVPA
- a CDS encoding helix-turn-helix domain-containing protein — protein: MHNDDSSPATLGAVLRRCREYHGISLDEAAEATKMGKNYLQALENERTKEFANQAYLKGFLRIYATYLGLNPDDMIRLYDKQQAQGSSLSAAAHPKGATGDAEAPKKRISLQKFALPAFLLLLIIITASIINRSDAPPRREQPPPQASLAPPAPAVAPQPPVLPARSSAQAPPPPEKAEKKPVSAEQPKDAPPPDPGSAASQPAEQAKSFIAHMKVSQNGTLSVTIDGAVSQTYDLMAGDAIEWKAEKSIALELSNGGGVEVEINGRPLKPFGPAGKPVSIVLDANGVRP
- a CDS encoding deoxyribonuclease IV encodes the protein MNDYLGAHMSISGGLHLAIDRAVAAGCGVVQIFTRNSNQWKGKPVSEADAALFREKFAASGLHEVISHDIYLINLAAAPGEVRDKSLAAFRDELETCARLGIAKVVMHPGSHLADEPAAGLGRVIEAFDQLFREVPQFEGKVLLETTAGQGTNLGRTFEELQAIIDGSKFPDKFGVCFDTCHTFAAGYDTATDEGYADTMAQFDRIIGLGLLQCFHFNDSKKGLGSRVDRHDHIGQGALGLNPFRFILNDPRFAKIPKILETPKGDNDEMDGVNLGVLRGLVKTP
- a CDS encoding universal stress protein, whose product is MKPFSKILTAIDFSENSDYAFDYALTLAKQFDSQLVVLHVINEPVDLRGFYVPHISFEQLEKEIEEGAEKMMAKFCSAKMGDFTNFTTSIVTGIPYEEVIRTAEETAASLIVLGTHGRTGIDHLIFGSTAERVVRGASCPVLTIRLPAEQ
- a CDS encoding response regulator translates to MKESRGKILIIDDDPFFQKVLSDAFNENGFTPLNASDGIEGIKVFLEKAPDAVLSDLVMPRMGGVSTCMEISRLAGDRQPVIVLLTSMFHEPPHEHETPDMGAKVHIPKSTKAVDIVIIVEQLLGRKKVQQG
- a CDS encoding response regulator, with product MVEQQKRILVVDDEENARIALSKILSREGYEVASAGNGYEALNYLRGKEVELIITDINMPEMNGLTFLRELSRSHPDSNVIMVTAYGEVESYIEAMNLGAFEYINKPVKIDELKKIIRKIFN
- a CDS encoding 3'-5' exoribonuclease YhaM family protein codes for the protein MAKQFVADIKDRDPVSAVFLVKEKIMAMAKNGKPYMNLRLMDKSGEVDAKVWDNVDVLDKLFERDDFVQVRGKASVYLNKMQVVVAEITRIPEEAVNLADFLPESPRDKDDMSRELDALVAAIADPHLKGLMDTFLADEPLMAKYRTAPAAKGMHHVYLGGLMEHSLSVARLVKTIVPLYEGINEDLLVVGALLHDVGKIHEMSYERAFDYTDEGKLLGHITIGVELVEDKIRTVEGFPRELAMLLKHMLLSHHGQYEYGSPKRPKTVEATILNYLDDMDSKINGIQAHIARESASSSRWTSHHRLYDRYFFKGNGMDGEQEVVHEECEEQAPEEPVIQRESPVRPTQREEKPHFSNQPLKALENLDLF
- a CDS encoding GAF domain-containing protein, which gives rise to MQIAARCRKCGKVMSSQRIDNYRVKMTCSCGFSDFRTQTEKVKTVNPFYHKANFTPYVESEKGKMVLTMQRANREHMEIISLEEISMLVSSDFELSEVLHMVATKLAVQLHASVCNIYLLEDGELVLKATYGYEQEKIGLIRLKIGEGITGTVAREMQPINLSRASQDPRYKVFPELNEEKYNSMLSFPITDKKDVYGVINLQTTSMRSFPEDEIYFVSIIANLILSAIKLRQKAASAKNGEKKPALS